CCGGAGAGGAGAGGGGAGCATGAGCGCGTGGCGGTTCTCCCCGGTGACCCGGCTGGTGGGGCTGGTGTTCGGGAGCCCGGACCCTTCTCGGCAGGTGCGGTTCTACCGCACGGTGCTGGGCCTGGGCGCCCTCGGGCCGGATCGGGTGGCGGCAGGTCCTGAACCCTGCTTTCTGGAGTTCCGGCCTGCTCCGGAGCCAGCCCTCCTGTGGACGGTGTACGAGGTGGAGGATTTGCGGGAGGCCCGGGACCGCCTGGAGATGGCAGGTGTTCCCTACGAGGAGACCCCGGAGGGGCTGGCGGTGGAGGACGTGGAGGGACGTCGCCTGCTGCTCCAGGCCGTCCGGGGTGTTCCGGATCCGGCTCCCCTGGCCTACCCGGGACCCTATCTTCAGCACGTGACCTACACCACCCGGGATCCCGTGGCGGTGGCGGAGTGGTACGAGCGGGCCTTGGGCTTCCGGGTGTCGGACTGGCAAGCCCGCAACTTCGTGTGGCTCCGCTGTG
This genomic interval from Armatimonadota bacterium contains the following:
- a CDS encoding VOC family protein translates to MSAWRFSPVTRLVGLVFGSPDPSRQVRFYRTVLGLGALGPDRVAAGPEPCFLEFRPAPEPALLWTVYEVEDLREARDRLEMAGVPYEETPEGLAVEDVEGRRLLLQAVRGVPDPAPLAYPGPYLQHVTYTTRDPVAVAEWYERALGFRVSDWQARNFVWLRCGPPHHVMAAVRGPDVGLDHYAFEVASWEDMKRWADHLATRGIPLIWGPGRHGPGNNLFLFFQDPDRNRVEFSAELERFYDDRAHYPPREWPDSRWAANQWGPQPDWRRLEEDP